The proteins below come from a single Eubacterium limosum genomic window:
- a CDS encoding FGGY-family carbohydrate kinase → MKQLDCVLGIDMGTGGARVGIFDLKGTPIVFCEEPYPLYTPASGRAEQNPDEWWAAICKASRKAIEESGIDPSCIKGMSVDTTCCTVLLSGDDMVPLRPAIMWMDIRASEQAKRMYETGHDALKYNGYGMVSAECLPAKALWLKENEPELYHKATRFYECTDWLTYRLTGEYTASINCASSRWYYNSEEGGYPVDFYSTIGLEDLVEKLPPRVLAMGDLVGGLTAAAAEELGLVAGIPVGEGGADAFVGVIGLNAVQPGKLTLITGSSHLHIAQVKEAIHSKGVWGSYPDAIVKGLQMVEGGQTSTGSIVNWLKEQLCGNLKVQAAKEGCSVYDILNREAEALPIGADGIIALDFFQGNRTPYVDPDVRGMFYGLSLGHTPAHMYRAVIESICYGTETIIDSFRQAGFSPDGIVVSGGAVKSRFWLQTHADVCNVPIIVTKVTEGPCLGSAILGAVAGGVYPDIQTAAESMTTVDYTVEPDQQRHDAYMFYYEKYKEFYALAKDWMHSVTTHK, encoded by the coding sequence ATGAAACAGTTGGATTGCGTATTAGGGATTGATATGGGCACCGGTGGTGCGCGTGTAGGTATCTTTGATTTAAAGGGGACGCCGATTGTATTCTGTGAGGAGCCTTATCCGCTGTATACGCCGGCATCCGGGCGTGCGGAGCAGAACCCGGACGAATGGTGGGCAGCAATCTGTAAGGCATCACGCAAGGCCATCGAGGAGAGCGGTATTGATCCATCCTGTATCAAAGGGATGAGCGTGGACACCACCTGCTGTACGGTGCTGCTGTCTGGAGATGATATGGTGCCCTTAAGGCCTGCGATTATGTGGATGGATATCCGTGCTTCAGAGCAGGCGAAGCGTATGTACGAAACCGGTCATGATGCGCTGAAATACAATGGATACGGCATGGTTTCGGCAGAGTGCCTGCCGGCAAAAGCCCTCTGGCTGAAGGAAAACGAGCCGGAGCTGTACCACAAAGCTACGCGCTTCTATGAATGTACAGACTGGCTCACCTACCGTTTAACAGGCGAGTATACCGCCAGTATCAACTGTGCTTCCAGCCGTTGGTATTACAATTCGGAGGAGGGCGGCTATCCGGTTGATTTTTACAGCACGATTGGACTGGAGGATCTGGTGGAAAAACTGCCGCCGCGTGTTCTCGCAATGGGTGATCTGGTCGGCGGGCTGACCGCAGCCGCAGCCGAGGAGCTTGGCCTGGTGGCTGGCATTCCGGTAGGAGAAGGCGGCGCAGATGCCTTCGTCGGCGTCATCGGCCTCAATGCGGTTCAGCCTGGAAAGCTTACACTCATCACAGGCTCGTCGCACCTGCACATTGCCCAGGTGAAGGAAGCCATCCACAGCAAGGGTGTCTGGGGCTCCTATCCGGACGCCATCGTCAAGGGGCTGCAGATGGTTGAAGGGGGACAGACATCGACGGGTTCCATTGTCAACTGGCTTAAAGAGCAGCTCTGCGGCAATCTGAAGGTACAGGCTGCCAAAGAAGGGTGCAGCGTTTATGATATTCTGAACCGTGAGGCGGAAGCTCTGCCCATTGGCGCGGATGGTATTATCGCGTTGGATTTCTTCCAGGGGAACCGCACACCGTATGTTGATCCGGATGTCCGCGGTATGTTTTACGGACTGTCTCTGGGGCATACACCAGCGCATATGTACCGCGCGGTCATTGAGAGCATTTGCTACGGTACGGAAACCATCATTGATTCCTTCCGTCAGGCAGGCTTTTCACCGGACGGCATTGTGGTTTCCGGCGGCGCGGTCAAGAGCCGGTTCTGGCTCCAGACCCACGCGGATGTCTGCAATGTGCCGATTATTGTTACAAAGGTAACAGAAGGACCATGCCTTGGCTCAGCGATTCTCGGCGCTGTTGCCGGCGGCGTTTATCCAGATATCCAGACTGCCGCCGAGTCCATGACGACGGTTGACTATACCGTAGAGCCAGACCAGCAGCGCCATGACGCTTATATGTTCTATTATGAAAAATATAAGGAATTTTATGCACTGGCCAAAGACTGGATGCACTCAGTCACCACACACAAATAA
- a CDS encoding sugar-binding transcriptional regulator produces the protein MNKIESSDSMFNKMILIANLYYKEKLSQQEIAKKLNISRPWVSKLLARAEESGIVKIEVMTPFTENAALESALMHKYYIKHVGVIKSENTTRDDLALAAANYFISELRPEDVVGVGWGTSVSRLISATESLCFPKVKVVPLAGSFGNTMDLFPNLSSIRLAKTINGVAEVIHAPAVCSSQEEYEALMNNDQTQKLLYMGEHADILLLGMGTFEISSQPQFGIFKPDDITELNAKQVMGDIALQYLDVNGNPIDTDFTRRLIRANIFKASANARTSIGIAEGVYKKDIIHAVLSLKLVNALFTDEETALALLGI, from the coding sequence ATGAATAAAATCGAATCATCAGATTCCATGTTTAATAAAATGATCCTCATCGCAAATCTGTACTATAAAGAAAAATTGTCACAGCAGGAAATTGCAAAAAAACTGAATATTTCAAGGCCGTGGGTTTCAAAACTCCTCGCCCGCGCAGAGGAAAGCGGTATTGTAAAAATTGAAGTCATGACGCCCTTTACCGAAAACGCAGCCCTGGAAAGCGCGCTCATGCATAAGTATTACATCAAGCATGTCGGCGTCATCAAAAGCGAAAATACCACCAGAGACGACCTGGCTCTCGCCGCCGCCAACTATTTTATTTCAGAGCTGCGGCCAGAAGACGTTGTTGGCGTCGGCTGGGGCACCAGCGTCTCAAGGCTCATCTCCGCCACCGAATCCCTGTGTTTTCCAAAGGTAAAGGTTGTTCCTCTGGCCGGCAGCTTCGGCAATACCATGGACCTTTTTCCCAATCTGAGCAGCATCCGCCTGGCCAAGACCATCAACGGCGTCGCTGAAGTTATCCACGCTCCAGCTGTGTGCAGCTCTCAGGAGGAATACGAAGCCCTGATGAACAACGACCAGACGCAAAAGCTCCTGTACATGGGCGAACATGCCGACATCCTGCTTCTGGGCATGGGTACCTTTGAAATTTCCTCTCAGCCACAGTTTGGAATTTTTAAACCCGACGACATCACCGAGCTTAACGCCAAACAGGTCATGGGCGATATTGCCCTCCAATACCTCGATGTCAACGGGAACCCTATCGATACAGATTTTACCCGGAGGCTGATCCGGGCAAATATCTTCAAGGCCAGCGCCAACGCCCGGACCAGCATCGGCATTGCCGAAGGTGTTTATAAAAAGGATATTATCCACGCCGTGCTCTCATTAAAGCTGGTAAATGCGCTGTTTACCGATGAAGAAACTGCTCTGGCGCTGTTGGGGATATGA
- a CDS encoding helix-turn-helix domain-containing protein: MIYKKINELSVQKGISVKALEKKLHFGNGTISRWKTAEPGADKLRKVANYLGVSVDYLLSNNPTELSPTAYLVAKYYDQLDEKQKEIVNVVLNGFEDHSE, encoded by the coding sequence TTGATTTATAAAAAAATAAACGAGCTGTCTGTTCAAAAAGGGATTTCGGTAAAAGCGTTGGAGAAAAAGCTGCATTTTGGCAATGGTACGATTTCCCGGTGGAAAACCGCAGAGCCCGGGGCAGATAAGCTAAGAAAAGTGGCAAATTACCTGGGTGTGAGCGTGGACTACTTATTATCGAATAACCCAACAGAGTTATCACCAACAGCTTATCTCGTTGCAAAATACTATGACCAATTGGATGAAAAACAGAAAGAAATCGTCAATGTTGTTTTGAATGGATTTGAAGATCACTCCGAATAA
- a CDS encoding helix-turn-helix domain-containing protein — MNVLERIQKLSKENGISVGFLEENLGIGRGTIYKWNKSAPNTENLVKVADYFNVSIDYLLGRDHSSNEKDIAKIMDKMKKQLMNETDLLFDGEAMNPATIELLLQEIEQQERIIKALNKNYIPKKYR; from the coding sequence GTGAATGTATTAGAAAGAATCCAAAAACTCAGTAAAGAAAATGGTATAAGCGTTGGCTTTTTAGAAGAAAATTTGGGGATTGGACGCGGAACCATTTATAAATGGAACAAAAGCGCACCCAACACAGAAAATTTGGTTAAAGTTGCCGATTATTTTAACGTTTCTATTGATTATTTGTTAGGCAGAGATCATTCATCAAACGAAAAAGACATCGCAAAAATAATGGATAAAATGAAAAAGCAACTCATGAACGAAACAGACTTGCTGTTTGATGGCGAAGCTATGAATCCAGCGACAATAGAACTGCTGCTCCAGGAAATAGAACAGCAGGAAAGAATTATAAAGGCTTTAAATAAAAATTACATCCCTAAAAAATATAGGTAG
- the rlmD gene encoding 23S rRNA (uracil(1939)-C(5))-methyltransferase RlmD: MKKGDIIDIRIEGIEFPGKSWGMVEEESGAKKVVIKNGIPGQLIKTRITKKRSKKIVGQPLEILEVSPLEIPAECPAFGKCGGCTYQSLPYEKQLELKADYVLNLLGKAGTDGFEFGGIIPSPEVFEYRNKMEYSFGDDVKDGPLLLGMHERGSFYNIVKTDCCRLTDEDFNIIQRAVLRYFEGKSVTYFHKRSHEGFLRHLVIRKGKQTGEILVNLVTTSQAELDSEDFTELFLKLELSGEIKGILHTINDGVADVVKKDDLHILYGEDCIHDKILGLEFEISTFSFFQTNTLGAEKLYSVVRDYVGDRQDKTIFDLYCGTGTIAQILAPVAKKVIGIELIEEAVEAARINAEANGLHNCAFIAGDVMEKVAELPDNPDIIILDPPRDGIHPKAIFKIIDFKPDTFIYVSCKATSLARDLPFFKEAGYAVEKVCCVDMFPHGGHVETVVKLSR, translated from the coding sequence ATGAAAAAAGGCGATATTATCGATATTAGAATAGAAGGCATTGAATTTCCGGGGAAATCCTGGGGAATGGTGGAGGAAGAGAGCGGCGCAAAAAAGGTTGTGATTAAAAACGGTATTCCTGGACAGCTCATCAAAACCCGAATTACCAAAAAACGCAGTAAAAAAATCGTAGGGCAGCCCCTGGAAATTCTGGAGGTCTCCCCCTTGGAAATTCCAGCAGAATGCCCGGCCTTTGGCAAATGCGGCGGCTGTACCTACCAGAGCCTGCCCTACGAAAAACAGCTTGAGCTAAAGGCCGATTACGTTTTAAACCTGCTGGGTAAAGCTGGAACCGACGGCTTCGAGTTTGGAGGGATTATCCCCAGCCCGGAGGTGTTTGAGTACCGTAATAAAATGGAATACTCCTTTGGCGACGACGTGAAGGACGGCCCCTTGCTTTTGGGCATGCACGAGCGCGGCAGCTTTTACAACATTGTCAAAACCGACTGCTGCCGCCTGACCGATGAGGATTTTAACATTATCCAGAGAGCTGTCCTCCGTTATTTTGAAGGAAAGAGCGTGACCTATTTTCACAAACGCAGCCACGAGGGTTTCCTGCGCCATCTGGTTATCCGGAAAGGCAAGCAGACCGGAGAAATCCTCGTCAATCTGGTCACCACCTCCCAGGCAGAACTGGACAGCGAGGATTTTACCGAACTGTTCCTGAAGCTTGAGTTGTCCGGCGAAATTAAGGGTATCCTCCACACCATCAACGATGGAGTGGCCGATGTGGTGAAAAAAGATGACCTGCATATCCTGTACGGCGAGGACTGTATCCACGATAAAATCCTCGGCCTGGAATTTGAAATCTCGACCTTCTCTTTTTTCCAGACCAATACACTGGGCGCAGAAAAGCTGTACTCCGTTGTCCGCGATTACGTTGGAGACCGCCAGGATAAGACCATCTTTGACCTGTACTGCGGCACCGGCACCATCGCCCAGATCCTGGCCCCGGTGGCGAAAAAAGTCATCGGTATCGAGCTCATCGAGGAAGCCGTCGAAGCCGCCAGGATCAACGCCGAAGCCAACGGCCTGCACAACTGCGCGTTTATCGCCGGCGACGTCATGGAAAAGGTAGCCGAGCTGCCCGACAATCCTGATATCATCATCCTCGACCCCCCGAGAGACGGTATCCACCCAAAAGCGATTTTTAAAATTATCGACTTCAAACCCGATACCTTTATCTATGTGTCCTGCAAAGCCACCTCCCTGGCGAGGGACCTGCCTTTTTTTAAGGAAGCGGGGTATGCGGTGGAGAAGGTCTGTTGTGTGGATATGTTTCCGCATGGGGGGCATGTAGAGACAGTGGTTAAACTTTCCAGGTAA
- a CDS encoding GNAT family N-acetyltransferase, whose amino-acid sequence MKKDYKITKLNTLESGFRQQAVRLFVEGFYDMIKSISADKDVLFQLFEPALRNDMAYVCLEGEKVVGLLAYSDNKRRAFDMERSGVSRVFGSVKSRVIKTQLMFIIGKPAVKRDDEGYIDFLATDPACRGQGIATKMINYVAENAGIASLSLDVIGDNGNAIRLYHHLGFKTTEIQDNLLLRIAGIRKLLIMKKELYE is encoded by the coding sequence ATGAAGAAGGATTATAAAATTACTAAACTCAACACACTGGAGTCCGGCTTCCGGCAGCAGGCTGTCCGTCTGTTCGTCGAGGGCTTTTACGATATGATCAAGTCCATTTCAGCCGATAAGGATGTGCTGTTTCAGCTTTTTGAGCCAGCGCTGCGAAATGATATGGCCTATGTCTGTCTTGAAGGCGAAAAGGTTGTGGGCCTGCTGGCTTACTCCGACAATAAACGCCGTGCCTTTGATATGGAAAGAAGCGGGGTGTCCCGGGTGTTTGGGTCTGTAAAAAGCCGAGTCATCAAGACACAGCTTATGTTTATCATTGGAAAGCCCGCTGTGAAAAGGGACGACGAGGGCTACATTGATTTTCTGGCCACCGACCCGGCCTGCAGAGGACAGGGCATTGCCACAAAAATGATCAATTATGTGGCTGAAAATGCCGGAATTGCCAGCCTGAGCCTGGATGTGATCGGCGACAATGGAAATGCCATACGCCTGTACCACCATCTGGGCTTTAAGACCACAGAAATACAGGACAACCTGCTGCTGCGCATAGCCGGCATCCGTAAGCTGCTGATTATGAAAAAAGAGTTATACGAATAA
- a CDS encoding ABC transporter ATP-binding protein, whose product MQNNEPLVRMEHIYKTFNPDSVNEVVLFEDFNLNIKKGRFVSVIGSNGSGKTTILNLLCGSLPVDQGKIYVGGKDITGLKEYQHSAFIGRVFQDPSLGTCPSMTILENMALADRKGKPYGLGIGVNKKRIDFYKSQLELLKLGLEDKIDLQVGSLSGGQRQALALLISTMTPIDLLILDEHTAALDPKSSENVMELTEKLVREKHLTTLMVTHNLKFAINYGDRLVMMHRGNIVIDKSDDMKDALIVRDLTDKFNEISIEDGNSL is encoded by the coding sequence ATGCAGAATAATGAACCTCTTGTCCGTATGGAACATATTTACAAAACCTTCAATCCGGATTCTGTCAACGAAGTGGTATTGTTTGAGGATTTTAATCTGAACATTAAAAAAGGCCGCTTTGTCTCCGTCATCGGGAGCAACGGCTCTGGAAAAACGACCATTTTAAACCTGCTCTGCGGCAGCCTGCCTGTGGATCAGGGAAAGATTTATGTCGGCGGCAAGGATATTACCGGGCTTAAGGAATACCAGCACTCCGCCTTTATCGGCCGTGTGTTTCAGGACCCGTCCCTTGGTACCTGCCCCAGCATGACTATCCTTGAAAATATGGCGCTGGCAGACCGGAAGGGCAAGCCCTATGGACTGGGCATTGGCGTTAATAAAAAGCGCATTGATTTTTATAAAAGCCAGCTGGAGCTTTTAAAGCTGGGGCTGGAGGATAAAATTGATCTGCAGGTCGGCAGCCTGTCCGGCGGTCAGCGTCAGGCGCTGGCGCTGCTCATCTCCACCATGACGCCCATTGACCTGCTGATTCTGGACGAGCACACTGCCGCCCTTGATCCAAAGTCCAGCGAGAACGTCATGGAGCTCACCGAAAAGCTGGTGCGCGAAAAACATCTGACCACCCTTATGGTGACGCATAACCTCAAGTTTGCCATCAACTACGGCGACCGGCTGGTCATGATGCACCGCGGTAACATCGTGATTGATAAATCCGACGATATGAAGGACGCCCTGATAGTCAGAGACCTGACCGATAAATTTAATGAAATCAGTATTGAGGATGGCAATTCGTTATAA
- a CDS encoding ABC transporter permease encodes MDIIGGLVINVLEEGFIYGIMAVGVYITYSVLDFPDLSVDGTFPMGMCLTAMLITAGVNPWLACVAAFVVGAAAGCITGFLHVKLGITDLLSGILVMTGLYSINLALTGGSAVLPFYNMPTIFNTGLAAVLPSGYGLVIMVAVICIVVKLLIDLYLKTQSGMLLRASGDNPQYVVSQGRDPGKMKIIGLAIGNGCTALSGCILAQQTESANVAVGTGMVVMALASVIIGMNLFKRISFVKPTLAVIFGAIIYKACLAIAMQIGLPTNYLKLLMAIIFTIALVGGKLFPERRKKNHAE; translated from the coding sequence ATGGATATTATAGGTGGCTTGGTAATCAATGTCCTCGAGGAAGGCTTTATCTACGGGATTATGGCCGTCGGGGTGTACATTACCTATTCAGTTCTGGATTTTCCCGACCTTTCAGTCGACGGAACCTTCCCGATGGGGATGTGTCTCACCGCCATGCTGATTACCGCCGGGGTCAATCCGTGGCTCGCGTGTGTCGCGGCCTTTGTTGTGGGAGCGGCGGCTGGCTGTATTACGGGTTTTCTTCATGTGAAGCTCGGCATCACTGACCTGCTCTCCGGGATTCTTGTGATGACGGGGCTTTACAGTATCAACCTGGCCCTGACCGGCGGCAGCGCAGTGCTGCCCTTTTACAATATGCCGACCATTTTCAACACCGGGCTGGCAGCCGTTCTGCCCTCAGGCTACGGTCTTGTCATCATGGTGGCAGTGATCTGTATTGTGGTCAAGCTGCTCATTGATCTGTATTTAAAAACCCAGTCCGGAATGCTGCTCCGGGCGTCCGGGGATAACCCTCAGTATGTTGTCTCACAGGGACGCGATCCCGGAAAGATGAAAATCATCGGTCTGGCCATCGGTAACGGCTGCACTGCCCTGTCCGGCTGTATTCTGGCACAGCAGACCGAATCCGCCAATGTGGCTGTGGGGACAGGGATGGTCGTTATGGCGCTGGCATCAGTCATCATTGGGATGAACCTGTTCAAGCGGATATCCTTTGTAAAACCGACCCTTGCAGTGATCTTCGGAGCCATCATCTACAAGGCTTGCCTGGCCATTGCCATGCAGATCGGTCTGCCGACCAACTACCTCAAGCTGCTCATGGCCATCATCTTTACCATCGCTCTGGTAGGCGGCAAGCTTTTCCCGGAAAGGAGAAAGAAAAACCATGCAGAATAA